From the Actinomycetes bacterium genome, the window CTCGTCGGAGGCCCGGCGCAGCCCCTCGACCGGGTCCACGTCGAGCAGCACGGTGAGGTCGGGCAGCAGTCCGCCGGTGGCCCACCGGTTCACCCAGGCCACCTCGTCCTGCTCGAGCGGGCGGGCGGCCCCCTGGTACGCCAGCGAGGAGTCGACGTAGCGGTCAGTGACCACCACCTGCCCGGCCCCCAGGGCCGGGCGGATGACCGCGTCGACGTGCTCGGCCCGGTCAGCCGCGTACAGCAGCGCCTCGGCTCGCGGCGACAGGCCAGCGTTCGCCGGGTCGAGCAGGATCCGGCGCACCTGCGGGCCGATCCGGGTGTCACCCGGCTCGTGGGTCACCACCACGTCGTGGCCAAGGCCACGCAGGTGCTCGGCCAGCCGAGCCACCTGGGTCGACTTGCCGGCTCCCTCGCCGCCCTCGAAGGCGATGAACGCTGACCGCACGGCCCCGACCCTAGCGGCGGGCACCGTCAGCGCTTGCGGGGCGCCGCCGACTTGGCAGCCGGCCTGGCCGCGCGCTTGGCGGTCTTCTTGGGCGCCGGGCCCTTCGCCCGCTTCTCGGCCAACAGGTCCATGGCCCGCTCCAGGGTGAGCGTGTCGATGGCGTCCGACTTGCGGAGCGTCGCGTTGGTCTCCCCGTCGGTGACGTACGCGCCGAACCGGCCCTCCTTGACCACGATCGGCTTGCCGGACGCCGGGTCCGGGCCGAGCTCGCGCAGCGGTGGCGCGGCAGCAGCCCGGCCCCGCAGCTTCGGCTGGGCGTAGATCGCCAGTGCCTCGTCCAGGGTGATCTCGAACAGCTGGTCCTCGCTGGTGATCGAGCGCGAGTCGGTGCCCTTCTTCAGGTACGGGCCGTAGCGACCGTTCTGCGCGGTGATGTCCGCGCCGTCGGCGGGGTCCACCCCGACCACCCTCGGCAGCGACAGCAGCCGCAGCGCATCGTCCAGGGTCACCGTGTCCAGGCTCATGTCCTTGAACAGCGAGGCGGTGCGCGGCTTGGCCGACTTCGGCGCGCCCTCGGGGAGCACCTCCGTCACGTAGGGCCCGAAGCGCCCCGTCTTGGCCACGATCTCCCGGCCGGACGCCGGGTCGGTGCCCAGCGGGTGGTCCCTGGAGGGCTGGGCCAGCAGCTCCTCGGCCTTGGCCACGGTCAGCTCGTCCGGCGCGAGGTCGGCCGAGACGTTGGCCCGCTGCGCCTCGTCGCCCTGGCCGCGCTCGACGTAGGGCCCGTAGCGTCCCACCCGCAGCACGATGCCGTCGCCCACCGGGATCGAGTTGATCTCCCGGGCGTCGATCTCGCCGAGGTTGTTCACCAGCGGCTGCAGCCCGGCGAACTCGCCGCTGTCGTCGCCGAAGTAGAAGTCCTTGAGCGTGTCGGTGCGCGCCGCGGAGCCGCCCGCCACCTGGTCGAGGACCTCCTCCATCCGGGCGGTGAAGTCGTAGTCGACCAGGCCGCTGAAGTACCGCTCCAGCAGCGTGACGACGGCGAACGCCAGGAAGCTGGGCACCAGCGCGCTGCCCCGCTTGGCCGCGTAGCCGCGGTCGAGGATGGTGCCCATGATCGAGGCGTAGGTGGAGGGCCGGCCGATGCCGCGCTCCTCCAGCGCCTTCACCAAGGTGGCCTCGGTGTACCGGGCCGGCGGCTGGGTCTGGTGCCCCTCGACCTCGAGGGCGCGCAGCTCCAGCGGGTCGCCCGCGGCCAGCTGCGGCAGCCGGCGCTCGCCGTCCTCGGTGTCGGCGTCCTCGTCTCGGCCCTCCTCGTAGGCGGCCAGGAAGCCACGGTGGGTGATCACCGTGCCGGAGGCCGCCAGCTCGGCGTCCCGCCCGTCGGCCGCCGTCGCACCGAGTCGCACCGACACGGTGGACCCGCGCGCGTCGGTCATCTGCGAGGCGACCGTGCGCTTCCAGATCAGGTCGTACAGGTTGAGCTCGTCGCGGTCCAGCTCGCCGGCGACCTCGCCCGGCGTCCGGAAGGCGTCCCCCGACGGGCGGATCGCCTCGTGCGCCTCCTGCGCGTTCTTGACCTTGCGGGTGTACTGCCGCGGCGCGTCGGCCACGTGGTCGGCGCCGAACAGCTCGCGGGCCGCCGCCCGCGCCGCCCCGATCGCGGCCTGCGACAGGGTGGTCGAGTCGGTCCGCATGTAGGTGATGTGGCCGTTCTCGTACAGCCGCTGGGCCACCCGCATGGTGGTCTGCGAGGAGAACCGCAACTTGCGGCTGGCCTCCTGCTGCAGCGTCGAGGTCATGAAC encodes:
- the tmk gene encoding dTMP kinase; this translates as MRSAFIAFEGGEGAGKSTQVARLAEHLRGLGHDVVVTHEPGDTRIGPQVRRILLDPANAGLSPRAEALLYAADRAEHVDAVIRPALGAGQVVVTDRYVDSSLAYQGAARPLEQDEVAWVNRWATGGLLPDLTVLLDVDPVEGLRRASDEPDRLEAEPQEFHQAVRAAFLELAGREPGRYLVVDATADPDTVAAQVAERVELLLADPAGARP
- the topA gene encoding type I DNA topoisomerase — encoded protein: TRRIIDRLYGYEVSPVLWRKVMAGLSAGRVQSVATRLVVERERERIAFVAASYWDLEAVLDPGAFPARLVAVDRRRVAAGRDFGPDGRLRGKAATESVVLDEATVGSLADGLADASFAVRSVEEKPYRRSPAAPFMTSTLQQEASRKLRFSSQTTMRVAQRLYENGHITYMRTDSTTLSQAAIGAARAAARELFGADHVADAPRQYTRKVKNAQEAHEAIRPSGDAFRTPGEVAGELDRDELNLYDLIWKRTVASQMTDARGSTVSVRLGATAADGRDAELAASGTVITHRGFLAAYEEGRDEDADTEDGERRLPQLAAGDPLELRALEVEGHQTQPPARYTEATLVKALEERGIGRPSTYASIMGTILDRGYAAKRGSALVPSFLAFAVVTLLERYFSGLVDYDFTARMEEVLDQVAGGSAARTDTLKDFYFGDDSGEFAGLQPLVNNLGEIDAREINSIPVGDGIVLRVGRYGPYVERGQGDEAQRANVSADLAPDELTVAKAEELLAQPSRDHPLGTDPASGREIVAKTGRFGPYVTEVLPEGAPKSAKPRTASLFKDMSLDTVTLDDALRLLSLPRVVGVDPADGADITAQNGRYGPYLKKGTDSRSITSEDQLFEITLDEALAIYAQPKLRGRAAAAPPLRELGPDPASGKPIVVKEGRFGAYVTDGETNATLRKSDAIDTLTLERAMDLLAEKRAKGPAPKKTAKRAARPAAKSAAPRKR